In the Brachyhypopomus gauderio isolate BG-103 chromosome 4, BGAUD_0.2, whole genome shotgun sequence genome, one interval contains:
- the septin5a gene encoding septin 5a isoform X1 has product MRHAGKQISSVGRRAGFPQSLSAVDKQYVGFATLPNQVHRKSVKKGFDFTLMVAGESGLGKSTLVNSLFLTDLYKDRKLLNAEERINQTVEITKHTVDIEEKGVKLKLTIVDTPGFGDAVNNNECWKPITDYIDQQFEQYFRDESGLNRKNILDNRVHCCLYFIPPFGHGLRPVDVEFMKALHEKVNIIPLIAKADCLTPNEIKKLKDRVREEIERFGIKVYQFPECDSDEDEEFKQMDKELKECTPFAVIGSNTVVEARGQRVRGRLYPWGIVEVENQSHCDFVKLRNMLIRSHMHDLKDVTCDVHYENYRAHCIQQMTSKLAQDNRMDSPIPILPLPTPDAETERLIKMKDEELKRMQEMLEKMQQQIHEKDQ; this is encoded by the exons ATGAGGCACGCTGGCAAACAGATCAGCTCGGTCGGTCGGAGAGCCGGGTTTCCACAGAGCCTTTCAGCAGTG GACAAACAGTATGTGGGCTTCGCCACGCTCCCCAACCAGGTCCACAGGAAGTCAGTGAAGAAAGGCTTCGACTTCACCCTCATGGTGGCAG GTGAATCTGGCTTGGGCAAGTCTACTCTCGTCAACAGCCTTTTCCTCACCGATCTCTACAAGGACCGAAAATTGCTTAATGCAGAAG aGCGTATTAACCAGACAGTGGAGATCACCAAGCACACTGTGGATATTGAGGAGAAGGGCGTGAAGCTCAAGCTGACCATAGTTGACACTCCAGGGTTCGGAGACGCCGTCAATAACAACGAGTG CTGGAAGCCCATCACCGACTACATTGATCAGCAGTTTGAGCAATATTTCAGAGACGAAAGTGGACTCAACAGGAAGAACATATTGGATAACCGTGTGCACTGCTGTCTTTATTTCATACCGCCATTTGGACATGG gttgaGGCCAGTGGATGTGGAGTTCATGAAGGCACTACATGAGAAGGTGAACATCATTCCTCTGATTGCCAAAGCTGACTGTCTGACTCCAAATGAGATCAAGAAGCTGAAAGATCGG GTGCGAGAGGAGATTGAACGCTTTGGGATTAAAGTGTACCAGTTTCCTGAGTGTGACtctgatgaggatgaggagttTAAACAAATGGACAAAGAGCTGAAG GAGTGTACTCCATTTGCTGTTATTGGTAGTAATACAGTAGTGGAGGCGAGAGGTCAGAGAGTGCGTGGACGCCTCTATCCCTGGGGCATTGTGGAAG tggAGAACCAGTCTCACTGTGACTTTGTGAAACTGAGGAACATGCTGATTCGCTCTCATATGCATGATCTGAAAGACGTAACCTGTGATGTACACTACGAGAATTACAGAGCCCATTGCATACAGCAgatgaccag caaaCTTGCACAGGACAACCGCATGGACAGCCCCATTCCAATTCTTCCATTGCCCACTCCTGACGCAGAGACCGAAAGGCTCATCAAGATGAAGGACGAGGAG ctcaaAAGAATGCAGGAGATGCTAGAGAAGATGCAGCAGCAGATACACGAGAAAGACCAGTGA
- the septin5a gene encoding septin 5a isoform X2 has product MDAIMLQEKLVERLLCARGRTTRQKDKQYVGFATLPNQVHRKSVKKGFDFTLMVAGESGLGKSTLVNSLFLTDLYKDRKLLNAEERINQTVEITKHTVDIEEKGVKLKLTIVDTPGFGDAVNNNECWKPITDYIDQQFEQYFRDESGLNRKNILDNRVHCCLYFIPPFGHGLRPVDVEFMKALHEKVNIIPLIAKADCLTPNEIKKLKDRVREEIERFGIKVYQFPECDSDEDEEFKQMDKELKECTPFAVIGSNTVVEARGQRVRGRLYPWGIVEVENQSHCDFVKLRNMLIRSHMHDLKDVTCDVHYENYRAHCIQQMTSKLAQDNRMDSPIPILPLPTPDAETERLIKMKDEELKRMQEMLEKMQQQIHEKDQ; this is encoded by the exons GACAAACAGTATGTGGGCTTCGCCACGCTCCCCAACCAGGTCCACAGGAAGTCAGTGAAGAAAGGCTTCGACTTCACCCTCATGGTGGCAG GTGAATCTGGCTTGGGCAAGTCTACTCTCGTCAACAGCCTTTTCCTCACCGATCTCTACAAGGACCGAAAATTGCTTAATGCAGAAG aGCGTATTAACCAGACAGTGGAGATCACCAAGCACACTGTGGATATTGAGGAGAAGGGCGTGAAGCTCAAGCTGACCATAGTTGACACTCCAGGGTTCGGAGACGCCGTCAATAACAACGAGTG CTGGAAGCCCATCACCGACTACATTGATCAGCAGTTTGAGCAATATTTCAGAGACGAAAGTGGACTCAACAGGAAGAACATATTGGATAACCGTGTGCACTGCTGTCTTTATTTCATACCGCCATTTGGACATGG gttgaGGCCAGTGGATGTGGAGTTCATGAAGGCACTACATGAGAAGGTGAACATCATTCCTCTGATTGCCAAAGCTGACTGTCTGACTCCAAATGAGATCAAGAAGCTGAAAGATCGG GTGCGAGAGGAGATTGAACGCTTTGGGATTAAAGTGTACCAGTTTCCTGAGTGTGACtctgatgaggatgaggagttTAAACAAATGGACAAAGAGCTGAAG GAGTGTACTCCATTTGCTGTTATTGGTAGTAATACAGTAGTGGAGGCGAGAGGTCAGAGAGTGCGTGGACGCCTCTATCCCTGGGGCATTGTGGAAG tggAGAACCAGTCTCACTGTGACTTTGTGAAACTGAGGAACATGCTGATTCGCTCTCATATGCATGATCTGAAAGACGTAACCTGTGATGTACACTACGAGAATTACAGAGCCCATTGCATACAGCAgatgaccag caaaCTTGCACAGGACAACCGCATGGACAGCCCCATTCCAATTCTTCCATTGCCCACTCCTGACGCAGAGACCGAAAGGCTCATCAAGATGAAGGACGAGGAG ctcaaAAGAATGCAGGAGATGCTAGAGAAGATGCAGCAGCAGATACACGAGAAAGACCAGTGA
- the gp1bb gene encoding platelet glycoprotein Ib beta chain has product MQRRHSLHCECAGMKRALPVLLVVLCVLGPCTGEACPRPCSCIANTVDCSARALTVATLPSAFPPGVTELRLHGNHLTALPVGMLDSVTLRRVTLHGNPWACDCAVLYLRAWLLKQTNDALIRNVSCSSPPNLQGRLVVYLTEEEVLNSCRYWLCDLALASQISLFFFIVVQALLLAVIIHFLRRFDRLTCDVRRTALEDRSAGTSGLNEYTMLKDRSS; this is encoded by the exons ATGCAGAGAAGACATTCATTACACTG CGAGTGTGCTGGGATGAAGCGTGCGCTTCCTGTCCTGCTGGTCGTCCTCTGCGTGCTGGGACCGTGCACGGGCGAGGCCTGCCCACGACCCTGCTCCTGCATCGCCAACACGGTGGACTGTAGCGCTCGCGCCCTGACCGTCGCCACGCTCCCGTCGGCCTTCCCGCCGGGTGTGACGGAGCTCCGGCTCCACGGCAACCACCTGACGGCTCTGCCCGTGGGGATGCTGGACAGCGTGACCCTGCGCCGGGTCACTCTGCACGGCAACCCATGGGCGTGTGACTGTGCTGTGCTCTATCTGCGGGCATGGCTGCTGAAACAGACCAACGATGCACTGATAAG GAATGTCAGCTGCAGTTCCCCTCCCAACCTGCAGGGGAGGCTAGTGGTATACCTCACTGAGGAGGAGGTGCTTAACTCCTGTCGCTACTGGCTGTGTGACCTGGCCTTGGCCTCCCAGATCAGCTTGTTCTTCTTCATCGTTGTGCAGGCCCTCCTCCTCGCCGTCATCATCCACTTCCTCCGCCGCTTCGACCGGCTCACCTGCGACGTGCGTCGCACGGCCTTGGAGGACCGTTCGGCCGGGACCTCGGGGTTGAACGAGTACACCATGCTGAAGGACAGGAGCTCCTGA
- the septin5a gene encoding septin 5a isoform X3 → MTANMRYKSRIFKTEDSEDKQYVGFATLPNQVHRKSVKKGFDFTLMVAGESGLGKSTLVNSLFLTDLYKDRKLLNAEERINQTVEITKHTVDIEEKGVKLKLTIVDTPGFGDAVNNNECWKPITDYIDQQFEQYFRDESGLNRKNILDNRVHCCLYFIPPFGHGLRPVDVEFMKALHEKVNIIPLIAKADCLTPNEIKKLKDRVREEIERFGIKVYQFPECDSDEDEEFKQMDKELKECTPFAVIGSNTVVEARGQRVRGRLYPWGIVEVENQSHCDFVKLRNMLIRSHMHDLKDVTCDVHYENYRAHCIQQMTSKLAQDNRMDSPIPILPLPTPDAETERLIKMKDEELKRMQEMLEKMQQQIHEKDQ, encoded by the exons GACAAACAGTATGTGGGCTTCGCCACGCTCCCCAACCAGGTCCACAGGAAGTCAGTGAAGAAAGGCTTCGACTTCACCCTCATGGTGGCAG GTGAATCTGGCTTGGGCAAGTCTACTCTCGTCAACAGCCTTTTCCTCACCGATCTCTACAAGGACCGAAAATTGCTTAATGCAGAAG aGCGTATTAACCAGACAGTGGAGATCACCAAGCACACTGTGGATATTGAGGAGAAGGGCGTGAAGCTCAAGCTGACCATAGTTGACACTCCAGGGTTCGGAGACGCCGTCAATAACAACGAGTG CTGGAAGCCCATCACCGACTACATTGATCAGCAGTTTGAGCAATATTTCAGAGACGAAAGTGGACTCAACAGGAAGAACATATTGGATAACCGTGTGCACTGCTGTCTTTATTTCATACCGCCATTTGGACATGG gttgaGGCCAGTGGATGTGGAGTTCATGAAGGCACTACATGAGAAGGTGAACATCATTCCTCTGATTGCCAAAGCTGACTGTCTGACTCCAAATGAGATCAAGAAGCTGAAAGATCGG GTGCGAGAGGAGATTGAACGCTTTGGGATTAAAGTGTACCAGTTTCCTGAGTGTGACtctgatgaggatgaggagttTAAACAAATGGACAAAGAGCTGAAG GAGTGTACTCCATTTGCTGTTATTGGTAGTAATACAGTAGTGGAGGCGAGAGGTCAGAGAGTGCGTGGACGCCTCTATCCCTGGGGCATTGTGGAAG tggAGAACCAGTCTCACTGTGACTTTGTGAAACTGAGGAACATGCTGATTCGCTCTCATATGCATGATCTGAAAGACGTAACCTGTGATGTACACTACGAGAATTACAGAGCCCATTGCATACAGCAgatgaccag caaaCTTGCACAGGACAACCGCATGGACAGCCCCATTCCAATTCTTCCATTGCCCACTCCTGACGCAGAGACCGAAAGGCTCATCAAGATGAAGGACGAGGAG ctcaaAAGAATGCAGGAGATGCTAGAGAAGATGCAGCAGCAGATACACGAGAAAGACCAGTGA